The Impatiens glandulifera chromosome 3, dImpGla2.1, whole genome shotgun sequence genome contains a region encoding:
- the LOC124932966 gene encoding uncharacterized protein LOC124932966 translates to MAKDESNKRRRTDSDKNSTSDPNLDSFDWVSWTQEEQLDNFIRKKLDRLYDRALFVLLSSGYHKEVALQGKDDDVESEEQQDRPQPFKNLELLVDFNLHFMVYILQKYSPNLNRMSVLRSILMTDLNLNRAIIMTMPFDMPSDLNLEDDEDGDNGEKDMFLALETREILDNLNVLDDSVVSEEMKDAMIADLKKRKRWASKKVAEGRRKQPSRVKSLIQEIWALQYSLEVRLGYRVSALSSAKKGLDNAEKTMDCLEMEKEGIKAEMSASKLIESKTKKKCLKVSKEKISKWEQQLVENDAAIIRAQVKLNEANEERDKVIAVDKLENKLALEKWGCLKRKVRSLTTEERAIIDEHMERVKKVLQFVASHINNAL, encoded by the exons ATGGCCAAGGATGAAAGTAACAAAAGGAGAAGAACGGATTCCGACAAGAACTCAACCTCTGATCCTAACCTCGATTCCTTCGACTGGGTATCATGGACCCAAGAAGAACAGTTAGATAACTTTATCCGGAAAAAACTGGATCGTCTTTATGACCGAGCTCTGTTTGTGCTTCTTTCCAGTGGATATCATAAAGAAGTCGCTTTACAAG GAAAAGACGACGACGTTGAATCGGAAGAACAACAAGATCGACCTCAACCGTTCAAGAATCTTGAATTGTTAGTGGACTTCAATCTGCACTTTATGGTGTATATTTTGCAAAAATATAGTCCCAATTTGAATAGAATGTCTGTACTTCGATCTATTCTTATGActgatttgaatttgaatcgAGCCATTATCATGACTATGCCTTTTGACATGCCTAGTGATTTGAATCTTGAGGATGATGAGGATGGTGATAATGGAGAGAAAGACATGTTCTTGGCTCTTGAAACCAGAGAAATTcttgataatttgaatgttcTTGATGATTCTGTTGTTTCCGAGGAAATGAAGGATGCCATGATTGCTGATcttaagaaaaggaaaagatggGCAAGTAAGAAGGTGGCAGAAGGGAGAAGAAAGCAACCCTCCAGGGTAAAGAGTCTAATACAGGAGATTTGGGCATTACAATATTCCTTAGAAGTGAGGTTAGGATACAGAGTATCTGCATTATCATCAGCAAAAAAGGGATTAGATAATGCGGAGAAAACTATGGACTGTCTTGAGATGGAGAAGGAAGGGATTAAAGCAGAAATGTCGGCATCAAAGCTAATAGAATCGAAGACAAAGAAGAAATGTTTGAAAGTTTCAAAGGAAAAGATATCGAAATGGGAACAACAGTTGGTTGAGAATGATGCAGCTATAATCCGGGCTCAGGTGAAATTGAATGAGGCTAACGAGGAAAGGGATAAGGTGATTGCAGTAGATAAATTGGAAAATAAGCTGGCCTTAGAGAAGTGGGGTTGTTTGAAACGAAAGGTTCGTTCGCTTACAACTGAGGAGAGGGCTATTATTGATGAACACATGGAGAGGGTGAAGAAAGTGCTTCAATTCGTCGCATCACACATCAATAATGCATTATAA